The Amblyomma americanum isolate KBUSLIRL-KWMA chromosome 5, ASM5285725v1, whole genome shotgun sequence genome window below encodes:
- the LOC144135092 gene encoding uncharacterized protein LOC144135092 produces MADSRQGGSTDGIVGGEVDEWELLPRLRSRTGLDDGGKSREQAAAAPGEMTHRGEARDEPSASTDQRCGNVRHVRGVPLLLNPWPITTDRLYYAATFGWLPLIAFLHGMLLLVRVRSLPQPTEDLCLPAIFVFMSIVHAGVVDDMVHAVTRWMRQAKLGAPFGVFLHIKLLFRLSLLAPAKIGVTMLASGIKDTCAQLLEVVTLDAHESYSNHLGHLGCLPRALPDLDGLKAHYKEGVLRAGACLYELLSTSENGELLQMHSDNYGPHLERFLRNNALGSCLWVFALCVVLLEIVALLKMALDDVAAMVALYTHYMEQRRGAVTRGEAFHAASQRCLRRTYYPLVDRSMRWLVGGNRFISRGPRQPFIRPYKKVAECSVNDGWQVIEASPLQKAAKLNFCHPEIDIPAKIETHRRQ; encoded by the exons ATGGCCGACTCGCGCCAGGGAGGGTCGACGGACGGGATAGTAGGAGGGGAAGTGGACGAGTGGGAACTGTTGCCGAGACTGCGGTCCCGCACTGGCCTAGACGACGGAGGCAAGAGCAGGGAGCAGGCGGCTGCGGCTCCAGGGGAGATGACACACCGCGGTGAAGCCCGGGATGAGCCGTCTGCGAGCACCGACCAAAGATGCGGAAACGTGCGCCATGTCAGAGGCGTTCCTTTACTACTGAATCCCTGGCCCATCACGACAGACCGACTTTATTACGCCGCCACTTTCGGG TGGCTGCCTCTCATCGCATTTCTACACGGCATGCTGCTTCTCGTGAGAGTGCGCTCCCTGCCGCAGCCCACCGAGGATCTGTGCCTTCCAGCTATCTTCGTGTTTATGTCCATCGTTCACGCCGGCGTAGTAGACGACATGGTGCACGCGGTTACGCGCTGGATGCGCCAGGCGAAGCTCGGTGCGCCCTTCGGCGTCTTCCTTCACATCAAGCTGCTTTTCAGGCTGTCGCTGCTCGCCCCGGCCAAGATAGGCGTTACCATGCTGGCGTCTGGCATTAAG GATACATGTGCTCAACTTCTTGAGGTGGTGACCTTGGACGCCCATGAGAGCTACAGCAATCACCTCGGCCACCTAGGTTGCCTTCCCCGCGCGCTGCCGGACCTGGACGGCTTGAAGGCCCACTACAAGGAAGGGGTACTACGGGCTGGCGCCTGCCTTTACGAGTTGCTGTCTACGTCGGAGAACGGCGAGCTGTTACAG atgcACAGCGATAACTACGGGCCACATCTGGAGCGCTTCCTACGAAACAACGCTCTCGGCTCCTGTCTCTGGGTTTTCGCACTGTGTGTGGTGCTCCTGGAGATAGTCGCCCTGCTGAAGATGGCTCTCGATGACGTCGCCGCCATGGTAGCTCTCTACACACACTACATGGAGCAGCGCCGAGGAGCCGTCACAAGGGGTGAAGCCTTCCACGCTGCATCGCAGCGATGCTTGCGGAGGACCTACTACCCCCTG GTGGACCGATCGATGAGATGGTTGGTGGGGGGGAATAGGTTCATCAGCAGGGGTCCAAGGCAGCCGTTCATTCGACCCTACAAGAAGGTGGCAGAGTGCTCTGTCAACGACGGTTGGCAGGTCATAGAGGCATCGCCGCTCCAGAAAGCAGCAAAATTGAACTTTTGTCATCCTGAAATTGACATCCCGGCCAAGATTGAGACTCATCGTAGACAGTGA